The Carassius carassius chromosome 34, fCarCar2.1, whole genome shotgun sequence genome has a segment encoding these proteins:
- the LOC132114422 gene encoding RIMS-binding protein 2-like isoform X14: protein MREAAERRQQLELEHEQALAVLNAKQQEIDLLQKAQVEAKKDHEGAVHLLEAKVRELEEKCRSQSEQFNLLSKELEKFRLQAGKLDILSSGQLTGGDSPGSPSKPLTLSQLLNGLTAPSGKGNENSMSKISELIRPLQMTEGEKAELLSVKPTFLSRSTPSSPRRAFLSEVRPVISTAMDKELSSSPRSKSRFTGKVRLCVARYNYNPYDGPNEHPEAELPLVAGKYLYVYGTMDEDCFYEGELLDGQQGLVPSNFVDFVQDEELPSVSLLDRIKEPSYLNHSPASMPSSAVSTLSTLLSEKLDTLGSGTGTGTSSSSGVSSLGMSMSMGLGVDFLGPCSNGTGTLDMNIDEIGEDIVPYPRRITLIKQLAKSIIISWDPPVVLPGWTAISGYNVLVDQEVRMSVPFGGRTKSLIEKLNLASCTHRISIQSMTERGLSDPLRCTLLVGKDVVVAPYYLRVENITQVSAELTWMPSNSNYSHMIFLNDQEYDVVKPGGYKYQFYNLKPMTVYKLRVVARPHQMPWQLPLEQREKKEVSVEFCTQPAGPPLPPQDVQVQMGQTPGVLQICWKPPSLTPTGTSNGASVIGYMVCTKGQKIAEIMYPTADFVTVELNRIQCLEAREVIVRTISAQGESQDSPVATIPHSLLVPHSHGHPPPPHPPPYPQAYPPTHPQPHVQPHSIPPPHPHPPPSHPNVHPSPSHYPMSKPKLLPSARDPHAKEPEMGGRMGQPWEPYPRAPSPLPPPSHRGHTLEPPHIEGRRSPSPQRILPQPQGVPIPNTVARAIARQAAQRGAPNSRVERRNIFSERGNALHSLNSDEEEDGYDSPHARRRGASVDEFLRGSELGRQHHQYNHSDEYYTESSRGSDLSDIIEEDEEELYSDMQLEEGRRRSINSHNTLKILGSSPSTGRSDRLDHSGHRMSRSCPAAQRRPMTVPSIEITVENNSEGSEGNLSPIKDDVYYTSVAHRRTWPPQRTEHQYDGYGGRDRRSPDYYESEPEDLSRIFVAMFDYDPLSMSPNPDAAVEELPFKEGQIIKVFGEKDTDGFYRAEICGRRGLVPCNMVSEIQTDDDEMVDQLLKQGFLPLNTPIEKIVNCNRFKDGRSVNRRSRKSKRERNKRSGRQHQVSTRRMVALYDYDPRESSPNLDVEAELTFCAGDVITVFGEIDEDGFYYGELNGHKGLVPSNFLEEVPDDVEVYLTNTPSRHPQDHPSRTKNKRKKSVHFTP from the exons GTAACGAGAATTCAATGAGTAAGATCTCAGAGCTCATTCGGCCTCTACAGATGACTGAGGGGGAGAAGGCAGAGCTCCTGTCTGTCAAACCCACCTTCCTGTCACGCAGCACACCCTCCAGCCCACGGCGAGCCTTCCTCTCAGAGGTGCGGCCCGTCATCTCCACTGCT ATGGACAAAGAGCTCAGCTCATCTCCCAGGTCTAAGTCCAGATTCACAGGCAAAGTGCGACTGTGTGTTGCCCGCTACAA TTATAACCCTTATGATGGCCCCAATGAGCATCCTGAGGCAGAGCTTCCCCTGGTGGCTGGGAAGTACCTGTATGTTTATGGGACAATGGATGAGGACTGCTTCTATGAGG GTGAGCTGTTGGATGGACAGCAGGGTCTGGTTCCCTCCAACTTTGTGGACTTTGTCCAGGATGAGGAGCTCCCGTCAGTTTCTCTTTTGGACCGCATCAAGGAACCGTCCTACCTCAACCACAGCCCCGCCTCCATGCCCAGCAGTGCCGTCAGTACACTCAGCACGCTGCTCTCAGAGAAGCTGGACACCCTGGGCTCAGGTACCGGGACGGGCACCAGCAGTAGCAGTGGGGTGAGCAGCTTGGGCATGAGCATGAGCATGGGTCTGGGTGTGGACTTTCTCGGACCCTGCAGCAATGGCACAGGAACGCTGGACATGAACATTGATGAGATCGGAGAAGACATTGTGCCTTACCCCCGCCGCATTACCTTGATCAAGCAGCTGGCCAAGAGCATTATCATAAGCTGGGACCCTCCAGTGGTGCTGCCCGGGTGGACGGCCATCAGCGGCTACAATGTGCTGGTGGATCAGGAGGTACGCATGAGCGTGCCCTTTGGCGGCCGCACCAAGTCTTTGATCGAGAAGCTAAACCTGGCCTCTTGTACGCACCGCATCTCCATCCAGAGCATGACGGAGCGGGGGCTCTCAGATCCGCTGCGCTGCACACTGCTGGTGGGGAAAGATGTGGTGGTGGCACCCTATTACCTTCGTGTGGAGAACATCACGCAAGTATCGGCTGAGCTCACCTGGATGCCAAGCAACAGCAACTACAGCCACATGATTTTCCTGAATGACCAGGAATATGATGTTGTGAAGCCTGGAGGGTACAAATACCAATTCTATAACTTGAAGCCTATGACAGTGTATAAGTTACGGGTTGTGGCCCGGCCCCATCAGATGCCCTGGCAGCTTCCCCTTGAGCAGAGGGAGAAGAAGGAGGTCTCAGTGGAGTTCTGCACTCAGCCAGCCG gtccTCCTTTACCTCCTCAGGATGTGCAAGTTCAGATGGGACAGACACCTGGAGTCTTGCAGATCTGTTGGAAGCCTCCTTCTCTCACTCCTACGGGCACTTCCAATGGAGCCAGTGTAATCGGATACATGGTTTGCACTAAAGGTCAAAAG ataGCAGAGATAATGTACCCCACAGCAGATTTCGTTACGGTGGAACTGAACCGTATCCAGTGTCTGGAAGCGCGGGAGGTCATTGTGAGGACAATATCAGCACAAGGAGAGTCGCAGGACTCTCCCGTGGCCACCATTCCGCACAGCCTCCTGGTGCCTCACTCCCACggacaccccccacccccccatccGCCTCCCTATCCTCAAGCCTACCCCCCAACCCATCCACAACCGCATGTTCAGCCCCACTCCATCCCGCCACCCCACCCTCATCCACCACCCTCACACCCCAATGTTCACCCCTCACCCTCCCACTACCCCATGTCCAAACCCAAACTCCTACCAAGTGCCAGAGACCCCCATGCCAAAGAGCCAGAGATGGGCGGGCGAATGGGGCAGCCCTGGGAGCCTTATCCTCGGGCCCCGTCACCCCTTCCGCCCCCTTCACACCGGGGACACACACTGGAGCCCCCTCACATAGAGGGCCGGCGCTCACCCTCCCCTCAGAGGATCTTGCCTCAACCTCAGGGAGTGCCCATTCCCAACACAGTGGCTCGTGCTATAGCCCGCCAGGCGGCGCAGAGGGGTGCTCCAAACAGCAGG GTGGAGAGGAGGAACATCTTCAGCGAGAGGGGTAATGCTCTGCATTCATTAAATtcagatgaggaggaggatgggTACGATTCCCCTCATGCCAGACGAAGAGGTGCTTCTGTGGATGAGTTTCTCAGAGGTTCTGAGCTGGGCAGACAG CATCATCAATACAACCACAGTGATGAGTACTACACTGAGAGCAGTCGGGGCTCCGATCTGTCAGACATCAtcgaggaggatgaggaggagctgTACTCGGATATGCAGCTGGAAGAAGGACGTCGCCGCAGCATCAACTCGCACAACACATTAAAG ATTTTAGGGAGCTCTCCCTCAACAGGACGCTCGGATCGACTGGACCATTCCGGCCATAGGATGAGTCGCAGCTGTCCAGCCGCTCAGAGAAGACCAATGACAGTCCCTTCCATTG AGATCACCGTGGAGAATAACAGTGAGGGGAGTGAGGGGAACCTCTCACCTATCAAGGATGATGTTTACTATACCAGTGTAGCCCACCGCAGGACATGGCCCCCACAGCGAACAGAGCACCAATATG ATGGTTATGGAGGACGGGACCGGCGGTCTCCAGACTACTATGAGTCAGAGCCAGAGGACTTGTCCCGAATCTTTGTGGCCATGTTTGACTATGACCCCCTGTCAATGTCTCCTAACCCTGATGCTGCTGTGGAAGAGCTTCCCTTCAAGGAGGGCCAGATCATAAAG GTGTTCGGAGAGAAGGACACAGATGGATTCTATAGGGCAGAGATCTGCGGTCGCAGGGGGCTCGTCCCCTGTAACATGGTCTCAGAGATCCAGACAGATGATGATGAAATGGTGGACCAGCTGCTCAAACAGGGGTTTCTTCCTCTCAACACGCCCATTGAGAAAATAG TAAACTGTAATAGGTTCAAAGATGGCCGTTCAGTTAATCGCAGGTCCCGGAAATCCAAGAGAG AGAGGAACAAAAGGAGTGGAAGGCAGCACCAGGTGTCGACCCGGAGGATGGTGGCCTTGTATGACTATGACCCCAGAGAGAGCTCTCCTAACCTGGATGTGGAG GCTGAGCTGACGTTTTGTGCAGGTGATGTGATCACAGTTTTTGGAGAGATCGACGAGGATGGCTTTTATtat GGGGAGCTCAATGGACACAAGGGTCTGGTCCCCTCCAACTTTCTCGAAGAAGTGCCTGATGACGTGGAGGTTTACCTCACCAACACCCCGAGCCGTCACCCCCAGGACCACCCGTCCCGGACAAAGAACAAAAGG AAGAAGAGTGTTCATTTCACTCCGTAA
- the LOC132114422 gene encoding RIMS-binding protein 2-like isoform X1 translates to MREAAERRQQLELEHEQALAVLNAKQQEIDLLQKAQVEAKKDHEGAVHLLENHLDSMQVFSSYFSSEFSLSSPCDSLRAKVRELEEKCRSQSEQFNLLSKELEKFRLQAGKLDILSSGQLTGGDSPGSPSKPLTLSQLLNGLTAPSGKGNENSMSKISELIRPLQMTEGEKAELLSVKPTFLSRSTPSSPRRAFLSEVRPVISTAMDKELSSSPRSKSRFTGKVRLCVARYNYNPYDGPNEHPEAELPLVAGKYLYVYGTMDEDCFYEGELLDGQQGLVPSNFVDFVQDEELPSVSLLDRIKEPSYLNHSPASMPSSAVSTLSTLLSEKLDTLGSGTGTGTSSSSGVSSLGMSMSMGLGVDFLGPCSNGTGTLDMNIDEIGEDIVPYPRRITLIKQLAKSIIISWDPPVVLPGWTAISGYNVLVDQEVRMSVPFGGRTKSLIEKLNLASCTHRISIQSMTERGLSDPLRCTLLVGKDVVVAPYYLRVENITQVSAELTWMPSNSNYSHMIFLNDQEYDVVKPGGYKYQFYNLKPMTVYKLRVVARPHQMPWQLPLEQREKKEVSVEFCTQPAGPPLPPQDVQVQMGQTPGVLQICWKPPSLTPTGTSNGASVIGYMVCTKGQKIAEIMYPTADFVTVELNRIQCLEAREVIVRTISAQGESQDSPVATIPHSLLVPHSHGHPPPPHPPPYPQAYPPTHPQPHVQPHSIPPPHPHPPPSHPNVHPSPSHYPMSKPKLLPSARDPHAKEPEMGGRMGQPWEPYPRAPSPLPPPSHRGHTLEPPHIEGRRSPSPQRILPQPQGVPIPNTVARAIARQAAQRGAPNSRVERRNIFSERGNALHSLNSDEEEDGYDSPHARRRGASVDEFLRGSELGRQHHQYNHSDEYYTESSRGSDLSDIIEEDEEELYSDMQLEEGRRRSINSHNTLKAYYRRQDLAVDRDSWDLQREVVRQRSLRSHKRLHSIPEVAEEEQDTGVEVLGQRLRFEEACPGTPCRNPQPYHQNSRQPNHLSPSKSVRRLQRQRSSPRYSSIEDRPPCWSSSRQTTKSPDSGLDCGSEEEGSLGYRGSYHLYTGGSPLRVGSGPNMRMIHSEGPVERHALAAGRKRTLTRQCSMEEDCLDTIPETRSMRESYHHYHYHPHLHHPQRRFRSEGRLSEVGRTYHTDIRAYSVARLNRAMDEPLILGSSPSTGRSDRLDHSGHRMSRSCPAAQRRPMTVPSIEITVENNSEGSEGNLSPIKDDVYYTSVAHRRTWPPQRTEHQYDGYGGRDRRSPDYYESEPEDLSRIFVAMFDYDPLSMSPNPDAAVEELPFKEGQIIKVFGEKDTDGFYRAEICGRRGLVPCNMVSEIQTDDDEMVDQLLKQGFLPLNTPIEKIVNCNRFKDGRSVNRRSRKSKRERNKRSGRQHQVSTRRMVALYDYDPRESSPNLDVEAHYGGSLQSEEAELTFCAGDVITVFGEIDEDGFYYGELNGHKGLVPSNFLEEVPDDVEVYLTNTPSRHPQDHPSRTKNKRKKSVHFTP, encoded by the exons GTAACGAGAATTCAATGAGTAAGATCTCAGAGCTCATTCGGCCTCTACAGATGACTGAGGGGGAGAAGGCAGAGCTCCTGTCTGTCAAACCCACCTTCCTGTCACGCAGCACACCCTCCAGCCCACGGCGAGCCTTCCTCTCAGAGGTGCGGCCCGTCATCTCCACTGCT ATGGACAAAGAGCTCAGCTCATCTCCCAGGTCTAAGTCCAGATTCACAGGCAAAGTGCGACTGTGTGTTGCCCGCTACAA TTATAACCCTTATGATGGCCCCAATGAGCATCCTGAGGCAGAGCTTCCCCTGGTGGCTGGGAAGTACCTGTATGTTTATGGGACAATGGATGAGGACTGCTTCTATGAGG GTGAGCTGTTGGATGGACAGCAGGGTCTGGTTCCCTCCAACTTTGTGGACTTTGTCCAGGATGAGGAGCTCCCGTCAGTTTCTCTTTTGGACCGCATCAAGGAACCGTCCTACCTCAACCACAGCCCCGCCTCCATGCCCAGCAGTGCCGTCAGTACACTCAGCACGCTGCTCTCAGAGAAGCTGGACACCCTGGGCTCAGGTACCGGGACGGGCACCAGCAGTAGCAGTGGGGTGAGCAGCTTGGGCATGAGCATGAGCATGGGTCTGGGTGTGGACTTTCTCGGACCCTGCAGCAATGGCACAGGAACGCTGGACATGAACATTGATGAGATCGGAGAAGACATTGTGCCTTACCCCCGCCGCATTACCTTGATCAAGCAGCTGGCCAAGAGCATTATCATAAGCTGGGACCCTCCAGTGGTGCTGCCCGGGTGGACGGCCATCAGCGGCTACAATGTGCTGGTGGATCAGGAGGTACGCATGAGCGTGCCCTTTGGCGGCCGCACCAAGTCTTTGATCGAGAAGCTAAACCTGGCCTCTTGTACGCACCGCATCTCCATCCAGAGCATGACGGAGCGGGGGCTCTCAGATCCGCTGCGCTGCACACTGCTGGTGGGGAAAGATGTGGTGGTGGCACCCTATTACCTTCGTGTGGAGAACATCACGCAAGTATCGGCTGAGCTCACCTGGATGCCAAGCAACAGCAACTACAGCCACATGATTTTCCTGAATGACCAGGAATATGATGTTGTGAAGCCTGGAGGGTACAAATACCAATTCTATAACTTGAAGCCTATGACAGTGTATAAGTTACGGGTTGTGGCCCGGCCCCATCAGATGCCCTGGCAGCTTCCCCTTGAGCAGAGGGAGAAGAAGGAGGTCTCAGTGGAGTTCTGCACTCAGCCAGCCG gtccTCCTTTACCTCCTCAGGATGTGCAAGTTCAGATGGGACAGACACCTGGAGTCTTGCAGATCTGTTGGAAGCCTCCTTCTCTCACTCCTACGGGCACTTCCAATGGAGCCAGTGTAATCGGATACATGGTTTGCACTAAAGGTCAAAAG ataGCAGAGATAATGTACCCCACAGCAGATTTCGTTACGGTGGAACTGAACCGTATCCAGTGTCTGGAAGCGCGGGAGGTCATTGTGAGGACAATATCAGCACAAGGAGAGTCGCAGGACTCTCCCGTGGCCACCATTCCGCACAGCCTCCTGGTGCCTCACTCCCACggacaccccccacccccccatccGCCTCCCTATCCTCAAGCCTACCCCCCAACCCATCCACAACCGCATGTTCAGCCCCACTCCATCCCGCCACCCCACCCTCATCCACCACCCTCACACCCCAATGTTCACCCCTCACCCTCCCACTACCCCATGTCCAAACCCAAACTCCTACCAAGTGCCAGAGACCCCCATGCCAAAGAGCCAGAGATGGGCGGGCGAATGGGGCAGCCCTGGGAGCCTTATCCTCGGGCCCCGTCACCCCTTCCGCCCCCTTCACACCGGGGACACACACTGGAGCCCCCTCACATAGAGGGCCGGCGCTCACCCTCCCCTCAGAGGATCTTGCCTCAACCTCAGGGAGTGCCCATTCCCAACACAGTGGCTCGTGCTATAGCCCGCCAGGCGGCGCAGAGGGGTGCTCCAAACAGCAGG GTGGAGAGGAGGAACATCTTCAGCGAGAGGGGTAATGCTCTGCATTCATTAAATtcagatgaggaggaggatgggTACGATTCCCCTCATGCCAGACGAAGAGGTGCTTCTGTGGATGAGTTTCTCAGAGGTTCTGAGCTGGGCAGACAG CATCATCAATACAACCACAGTGATGAGTACTACACTGAGAGCAGTCGGGGCTCCGATCTGTCAGACATCAtcgaggaggatgaggaggagctgTACTCGGATATGCAGCTGGAAGAAGGACGTCGCCGCAGCATCAACTCGCACAACACATTAAAG GCATATTATAGGCGTCAGGACCTAGCAGTGGACCGGGACAGTTGGGACCTGCAGCGGGAGGTGGTACGACAGCGTTCCTTGCGCTCCCACAAGCGGCTACACAGCATCCCGGAAGTTGCAGAGGAGGAACAGGACACTGGGGTGGAGGTCCTGGGTCAGCGGCTGCGTTTTGAGGAGGCTTGTCCGGGCACTCCTTGCAGGAACCCACAGCCCTACCACCAGAACTCACGGCAGCCAAACCACCTCTCCCCGAGCAAGAGTGTCCGCAGACTGCAGAGGCAGCGCTCCTCTCCACGCTACAGCTCCATAGAGGACCGACCACCATGCTGGAGCAGTAGCAGGCAGACCACCAAGAGCCCGGACAGCGGACTAGACTGCGGGAGCGAGGAGGAGGGCTCGCTTGGCTACCGTGGAAGTTACCACTTGTACACAGGGGGCAGCCCGCTTCGGGTGGGTTCTGGCCCCAACATGCGGATGATCCACAGTGAGGGGCCTGTGGAGAGGCATGCTCTGGCTGCTGGCAGGAAAAGGACACTGACCCGGCAGTGTAGCATGGAGGAGGACTGCCTGGATACCATTCCAGAGACAAGGAGCATGCGGGAGTCATATCACCATTATCACTATCATCCACACCTTCACCATCCCCAACGCAGGTTCCGGAGCGAGGGCAGGCTGAGCGAGGTTGGCAGGACCTATCACACGGACATTAGGGCATACTCTGTGGCCAGACTCAACAGGGCAATGGATGAACCCCTG ATTTTAGGGAGCTCTCCCTCAACAGGACGCTCGGATCGACTGGACCATTCCGGCCATAGGATGAGTCGCAGCTGTCCAGCCGCTCAGAGAAGACCAATGACAGTCCCTTCCATTG AGATCACCGTGGAGAATAACAGTGAGGGGAGTGAGGGGAACCTCTCACCTATCAAGGATGATGTTTACTATACCAGTGTAGCCCACCGCAGGACATGGCCCCCACAGCGAACAGAGCACCAATATG ATGGTTATGGAGGACGGGACCGGCGGTCTCCAGACTACTATGAGTCAGAGCCAGAGGACTTGTCCCGAATCTTTGTGGCCATGTTTGACTATGACCCCCTGTCAATGTCTCCTAACCCTGATGCTGCTGTGGAAGAGCTTCCCTTCAAGGAGGGCCAGATCATAAAG GTGTTCGGAGAGAAGGACACAGATGGATTCTATAGGGCAGAGATCTGCGGTCGCAGGGGGCTCGTCCCCTGTAACATGGTCTCAGAGATCCAGACAGATGATGATGAAATGGTGGACCAGCTGCTCAAACAGGGGTTTCTTCCTCTCAACACGCCCATTGAGAAAATAG TAAACTGTAATAGGTTCAAAGATGGCCGTTCAGTTAATCGCAGGTCCCGGAAATCCAAGAGAG AGAGGAACAAAAGGAGTGGAAGGCAGCACCAGGTGTCGACCCGGAGGATGGTGGCCTTGTATGACTATGACCCCAGAGAGAGCTCTCCTAACCTGGATGTGGAG GCCCACTATGGGGGCAGCTTGCAGAGTGAGGAG GCTGAGCTGACGTTTTGTGCAGGTGATGTGATCACAGTTTTTGGAGAGATCGACGAGGATGGCTTTTATtat GGGGAGCTCAATGGACACAAGGGTCTGGTCCCCTCCAACTTTCTCGAAGAAGTGCCTGATGACGTGGAGGTTTACCTCACCAACACCCCGAGCCGTCACCCCCAGGACCACCCGTCCCGGACAAAGAACAAAAGG AAGAAGAGTGTTCATTTCACTCCGTAA